In Amphiura filiformis chromosome 1, Afil_fr2py, whole genome shotgun sequence, the following are encoded in one genomic region:
- the LOC140167225 gene encoding uncharacterized protein: MVSIPDLQDHITHTLDELDRVDLLTWDDAIPNDEIWVKIGGDGGGGTTKFYYQILNTEKCNSRRNSTVFCAYAADESLPNLHIALDRFVNQVNGLLTATWRDKKIVPWLCADYLLICKLLGLQGASATYPCMLCHAKRGKLDEAEEDEQRSLESIHTDFERVEAKAFTVEAKQQNHSVSHQPFFKIPLEQVCIPGLHVSLGLWNKFYSLLENDVGKLGNLIVDKLAEEDENSEEEKNQVWQTCQGNQGVTEAS; this comes from the exons ATGGTTTCCATACCAGATCTACAAGACCACATCACACACACACTTGATGAGCTAGACAG gGTTGATCTTCTTACATGGGATGATGCTATACCAAACGATGAGATATGGGTGAAGATAGGTGGAGATGGTGGCGGTGGAACAACTAAATTCTACTACCAGATTCTAAACACAGAGAAGTGCAACTCCAGAAGAAACAGCACAGTATTCTGCGCATATGCAGCGGATGAATCACTACCAAATCTGCACATAGCATTGGACAGGTTTGTGAATCAAGTTAATGGACTGCTGACTGCTACATGGAG AGACAAGAAAATCGTTCCATGGTTGTGTGCCGACTACCTCCTAATATGCAAACTTCTTGGATTGCAGGGTGCTTCAG CAACATATCCATGTATGTTGTGCCATGCCAAGAGAGGGAAGCTAGACGAAGCAGAAGAGGATGAACAAAGATCTCTGGAATCAATTCATACAGATTTTGAAAGAGTGGAAGCAAAGGCATTTACAGTAGAGGCCAAACAACAGAACCATAGCGTATCACACCAACCCTTCTTCAAAATTCCCCTTGAGCAG gtttgcatacCAGGGCTACATGTAAGCTTGGGACTATGGAATAAGTTTTACAGCCTGCTAGAAAATGATGTGGGGAAACTTGGAAACCTGATTGTTGATAAACTTGCTGAAGAGGATGAG AAttctgaagaagaaaaaaaccaaGTTTGGCAAACATGTCAAGGTAACCAGGGAGTTACTGAAGCAAGTTAG